Within the Sebaldella sp. S0638 genome, the region GTAATTTTTTCCATTATCTGAGAGTAAGGATTATAGATGAAGTGCCGAAGGTCATAGAAGAGACATATATGCCGGAATTTTTATTTAAGGAAATGACTAAGGAAGTAGTGGAAAAATCTATGTTCGACTTTATCGAGAATACTTCAGGATATAAAATAAGCCATGATTCCAAAGAGATAAAAGGTGTACAGCTCACAAAAGACGAGGCAAAACTGCTTAATCATAAGGAAAATGACATTGCCCTTGAAATAACTCATAAAGTTTATCTCATAAAATCTATACTTGCACAGTATACTAAAGAAATAATTATTGATAACTTTTTTAAGGTTATTACCGTAAAATAAAAAATCCCCTGAGTTTTGGATGAATATTCAGGGGATTTTTATATTAATATTCTATATTTTTTTTACTATTTTTGCAGGGCAGCCTGCTGCCAGCACATTATCCGGAATATCCTTTACTACTACCGAACCTGAAGCTACCACTACGTTATTCCCTATGGTAACTCCGGGATTCACTACAGTTCTTCCGCCAAGCCATACATTATCTCCTATTTTTACAGGTTTGGCCGACTCTATTCCCGATGTTCTTTCTGCTGCATCAAGTGGATGGGTAGCAGTGTAAATATGCACTCCCGGTGCCACAAAGCAGTTATCTCCTATTTCTATACTGCATACATCAAGAAAAACACAGTCAAAATTAGCATAAAAATTGTCTCCGACGCTTATATTATAGCCGTAATCACATTTAAAATGAGATTCTACGTATACATTCTTTCCGGCTTTTCCAAAGATTTCCCTGATTTTTTTCTCTCTTTTTTCCTGTTCATCTTCACTTATATCATTGAATTCCCTTACAGCTCTTCTGACACTCGCTCTCTCTTTTACCAGTATTTCATCATAAGCATTATAATTTTCACCATTTAACATCTTTTCTTTTTCGCTTTTCATAAAAAGTCCTCTCCCTGTTTTATTATTGCTCTGCTCCTGATTTTACCAGCAAATTTTCAATTTCCTTATACTTTCTTTCTTTTGCATGCATAAACGGAGTCACACCGTTTTTGTCTGCTATATTAGGATTGGCTCCGTGTTTCAGAAGCAAATCTGTAATCTCAATATGCTTTTTCCCGCCGTCTCCGAGAATAATCGCTTCGAGAAGTGCCGTCCAGCCGAGATTATTTATATGATTCACATTTATATCAGTATTTTCAAGAAGATACTTTACAGTTTCGGTATGTCCACGCTCAGAAGCAGGGATCAAAGCTACTCCGCCATATCTGTTCGTAATTTTTGTATCTGCCCCGGCTTTTACAAGAAGCTTTAGTATATCGAGCTGCCCTTCTGCACCTGAATAAAGAAAAGGATTGTTTTTCATATCATCCTGTGCATTAATATCAGCTTTATTTTCTATAAGCAGTTTTGAAATTTCATAATTATTATTATAAACTGCAATCATAAGAAGCGTTCTGTCTCTCTCATCTTTCACATTCACATCTGCCCCTTTTTCAAGAAACTCTTTTGTTTTATTATAGTCATTACTCTCCACTGCATTGATAATCTCACTTTTCATGTCTGAAACCTCCTTTTGCTCATTCCTGTTTTTCCCCATACTGCATTGATATATTAATACAACAGTCAGAATTAATATTACCGGCAAAAATATTTTTTTCGTCATTTTTTCGCTGCTCTCTCCTAAACCGGAAATTTTTCTAAATCTTCCATAATCTTATCATATGTATCGCTTCCTTCATAACCCAGCATTTCAAATACTATTTTCTGACGTTTCATTGCATTAAGAGCCAGTTCTTTTAATTCCGGACTTATTTTCCCGGTAATTTTTATCTCGCCCAATGCTACTGCTATTATTACCTGATCTGTAGCTATAAGGGAGTATTCGTCTTTTTCTATAAGTTCTGTTATTTTTTTCTTGCTAAAATTATCAGGTTTCAAATAATGAAAGTCCCATATTTCAGAAACAATTCTTTTGGGAAGTGTAAATATTTTCCCCTCATAATCACCGCTTTTAAATAAGTCTTCCAGTTCATAAAGTGTATCTGCACCATTGTCATTTCCGAAAGGTGCTTCATCATCAGCACAGTCATAATAGAATTCTTCACTGAAATACTCCACAAAATTCGGATGGCTTGTTTCTCTTGCAAGTCCTGTTTCCTCTTCATCAAGATATAATTTGCTCTCTTCTTTTGCCATAATTAGACCTCCTTAAATACAATAATTTCATATTAAAAATTTAAAATTAAAAACTGTCTTATTGCTTTTACTAAAAATAAACCACTTTCATTTACAAATCAGGCTCGTTTTATCTGCATATTCCGCTGTTTACAGCTACCTTTTTCACTGCTTCCGCCACATATTCCGCCACTCTTTTATCAAATACATCAGGAATTATGTAATCCTTTCTTAGGTCACCATCCTCAAGAATATATGCTATAGCCTTTGCAGCTTCTATTTTCATATCTTCTGTTATTTTCTTCGATTTAGCATCAAGCGCTCCCCTAAAAAGCCCCGGAAATGCCAATACATTATTTATCTGATTAGGATAATCGGAACGTCCGGTTCCCACTACAGCTGCGCCTGCTTCCAAAGCATCTTCGGGCATTATTTCAGGCACAGGATTTGCCATGGCGAAAATAACCGCATCTTTATTCATATTCGCTACCATATCTTTTTTTAATATATTTCCCGCTGACACACCAATAAATATATCTGCTCCTGCCAAGGCGTCTGCAAGATTTCCTTTTTTATTATCTGTATTTGTGATTTCGGCAAGTTCTTTATGAAGTTCATTATATCCGCTGATATCATCTCTGTTCAGAATTCCTGATTTATCCACAGCAATAATATCTTTCACTCCAAGCTCTTTTACCATCTTACAGATAGAACTCCCTGCTGCTCCTGCACCGTTAACCACCACTTTTGCATCTTTCAGATCTTTCCCCAAGAATCTGTAAGCATTTATAAGTCCGGCGGTTACTACTATTGCAGTACCATGCTGATCATCGTGAAAAACAGGAATATCCAGCTCTTCTTTCAGTCTTTTCTCTATTTCTATACATCTCGGTGCTGATATATCCTCAAGATTTACCCCGCCAAGACTCGGTGCAAGAAGTTTCACCGTTTTTATGATCTCTTCGGTGTCCTGTGTATCAAGACAAATGGGAATTGCATCCACTCCGGCAAATTCCTTAAATAAAATTGCCTTTCCTTCCATTACCGGCAGTGCAGCTTCCGGTCCTATATTACCCAGCCCCAGCACAGCAGAACCATCTGTTACTACTGCTATCATATTTCCCTTCGATGTATATTTGTAGGCATCCTCTTTATTTTCAGCTATTCTCTTACAAGGCTCGGCTACTCCCGGAGAATATGCAAGACTCAAATCTTCTCTGTTTTCCACCTTTACCTTAGATACTACCTCGATTTTCCCCTTGTTTTTTTCATGCAGTTTCAGTGATTCATCAAATACAGACATTCTTTTCTCCTTTTTATGATATTATTCTTCTCTATATTTTTCCTGACCTTCAATATAAAGATCATTTCCGTGTATATCATTAATTACAATAACGGGAAAATCTTTAACCGCCAGTTCCCTTACAGCCTCTGTGCCTAATTCTTCCCAGGCTATTACCCTTGAGCTTATTATTGCCTTGGAAATCAGTGCCGCCGCACCTCCCGCCGCTGCAAAATACACAGCTTTATTCTTTACTATGGCACTTTTGACTTCATCAGACCTTTCGCCTTTACCTATCATTCCCTTTAATCCTTTTTCCAAAAGCAGCGGTGTATAAGCGTCCATTCTTCCGCTGGTAGTAGGTCCGGCACTTCCTATTATCTGTCCCGGCTTTTCAGGGGTAGGCCCTACGTAGTAAATAACCGCCCCTTCAGGTTCAAAAGGTAATTCCTGATTATTTTCCAGCAGTTCGCACATCTTTTTATGAGCCGCATCTCTTGCTGTATATATTATCCCGGAAATTTTTACTATATCTCCGGCTTTTAATTTTTCTATATCGTTTTTTTTCAAAGGGGTTTCTATATTCATTTCGTCTCCTTGATTTTACACTATAATTCTGTTTCTTTATGTCTCGCAGAATGGCAGTTTATATTTATTGCCAGCGGAAGTGAAGCAATATGACAAGGGTATGAATTCACCTTAACTGCAAGTGCTGTATTTTTCCCGCCGAGTCCCATAGGTCCAATTCCTGTTTTATTAATCAATTCCAAAAGATCCTTTTCCAATTCTCTGTTCACCGGGTCAGCACTTTCATCATCAATTTCTCTTAACAAAGCTTCTTTAGCGAGCATTGCTGCTTTCTCAAAGCTTCCTCCGAGACCAATCCCGACTATTATCGGCGGGCAGGGATTTCCTCCGGCACTAAGAACCGCTTCTACCACGGCTTTTTTTACCCCTTCTGTCCCATCGGAAGGCTTTAACATTTTTACCATACTCATATTTTCACTGCCTCCGCCTTTTGGTGCTACAATGATTTTCAGCTTGTCAGAGTTCGGGATCAGCTTTGTATGAATAACCGCAGGTGTGTTGTCTTTTGTATTAACTCTGTCAAGAGGGTGCTTTACCATTGACTTTCTCAGATAGCCATTTTCATATCCTCTTCTTACACCTTCATTTACAGCTTCATAAATATCACCGTTTACCTTTACTTCCGTTCCTATTTCAAGAAAAACTACTGTAAGTCCTGTATCCTGACACATTGGAACATGTTCCTTTTCAGCTATTTCATCATTTTCTATTATCTGCATAAGGATGTTTTTCCCTGTGTCGGAAACCTCATTATCAAGCGCTGCTTTCAGTTTCTCCATTATGTTTTTATCAAGAAAGTAATTTGCTTCTATACATAATCTTTCCACTTCCGATGTTACTTTTTCCAAATCAATTTGTTTCATTACTTTTCCGCCTTCTAACTATATTTTTCGGATAATTTTTCCAGACTGCCGTAATCAATTTTGCCGTTATGTCTTTTATCCACCGGAATTTTATCTATAAAAATTATTTTATCTGCGCTAATCCCCATTTCATTTATTTTCACTTCCAGATTATCCTGAATCTGAAACTGTTCTTCTTTATCCTCTGTATAATGAATTTCTATAAATAAAAGAATTCTACCTTTTTTACTGATAATTGCTGTTCTTTTTATATCTTTTTCAAAAGAAAGCATTGTTTCTATGGAAAAAGGATAGATTTTTTCACTGTCTCTGGAAATCTCTGCTTTTGCCCTTCCAAGAAGCCACAGCCTGCCTGAATCATCTATATATCCGAGATCGCCTGTTCTATGCCAGAATTTATCTTCTATTACTAATTTTGTCATATTCCCGCTGCCTCTTATATCATTCAGATAAGTATCCAGTACATGATCACCTGATACAATAATCTCCCCTTTTTCACCCTGTTTCAGTATATTCACAGGATCTCCGAAGCTTATTTCAGGATCATTTTCTATTATCATTAAATCTATGTCCTCTATGATTTTTCCCGCAAGAAGTCCGCCGCCGTTTTTCATTTTTTCCACATCGTTTTCTTCTAATTCATTATAGCATAATTCAGCCATTGGTTCAGCCTCTGATGAGCCGTAAATTATTTTTATTTCAGCATAAGGAAATAATTTTTTCAGGTTTTCCATTATCTCAGGAAATACAGGTACTCCCCCTGTGATAACCTTTTTTATACTATGGATACTTCTTCCTGTATTTTTATGTATTTCTATCATATTATCAAAAAATGAAGGAGGAGCAAGTATTGTATCCACACTTTCCGACATTATCTGCCCTGTAATAAGTCCGCCGTCAGTTTCCTCTATTTTCCTCAGATCTGTATCTGGAATTATACTTGTGAGTCCGCTGTGCATGTTTGATAATAAAAACATGGGAAATGCCACTAAAACTTTGTTATGTTCTGATATTTCAAGAGTTTTTTCCAGCACTTTCTGCTGTGCAGCAAGAAAACCGTGTGTTCTCAAAAGCCCTTTCGGTGTTCCTGTACTCCCGCTGGTAAATGTAACAAGTGCTTTTGTATCAGGAGCTGTTTCACTGCACGAAAAATCAAAAGAGTAATCTTCATATTCGGAAAATTTCCTGAATCCCGGCATTTTGCCGTTAGTCATGTATTTATTAGGTATTTTTCTTATTTCACTGTTCATATAGCAGAACATTCCCGCTTTTTTCCCGGAAATTATCAAAGCCTTTAACGGATGTATTTTACAGCAGTTCTTTATATGATTTGAATCTGCATAAGGATCAATAAAAACAGCTACCAGTTTCATCTTAAATATTGCCGCCAGTATAGAGTATAATTCCACAGACATCGGCAGAAACAGTAAAACACCATCTCCTTCCTGAAGTCCTGACTCTTTGAACATATTGGCTATTTTAGATGAATTTTTTTCAAGATAATTAAATGAGATTCTTGATGAAGTTTTAGTATCAATAACAGCTGTTTTATTAGGTAATTTTACAGCAAGTTCTTTTAGGATATCTGATACATTCATGATATCACCCTCCCGTACAGATGATATGTTCTCATGATTTCACCATATTTTCCGGAGATTTTCCCGGACATATTATCTTTATGAATCAAAGCATGAATTATATTTTTATAACCCTTTTCCACAGCAGTCTCATGAAATTTTTCCAGCAATACTGTTCCAAGTCCGAAATTCTGATATTCAGGATTTACTGCAAGAGTTTTTAAAATTACTGTCTCTATTTTATTCCCCGAAGACATCTCGTTATAATCAGGGATTCCAAAGACAAAACCTGCGGGTTTTCCGCTTTTATATGCGGTATATATAAAATCACAGTCCATGACATCCTTTATCTTCATATAAGAAGATATGAAATCTTCCCTGCTTATTTCCGAATATAAAAAGTTATCCTTAAACGACTCTATAGACATATCATATATTTCATTTATATATTTGTCAAAGTTTTCTTTATTAATTTTTTTTATCACTAAATCAGAATAAAATTTCATTTTTTTTAATTTTTCTGATACTCTGAATTTTTTCTCAGGCTCTTTTACCAGTACGGAATAATACTCTGCAATTACTTCATATCCTGATTCCATGAATATTTCAGGCCATTCCGGCGGATTATACGGTTCCAGAAAAAACGGATTTTTATTATCTCCTGTTATAAATCTGTATTTCTGCCATGTATTCCCGTCCAAAGGCCCTATAAGATATTCCAGTCTGTATTCCTTTGCCCTCTTATACATATACTCTGTTAAAAACAATCCCGCTTCTTTATTTTCAGCAGCAAAATGTCCGATATATCCCGTTTTTTTTCCCTGTATTTTATTTCCGGCATTCCATAATGACGCCCTTGCGAGAATATTCCCCTTATCTTCCGCAACAACACTTTCCAAAGCACCACATTTCTTCACATTTTCCCTGTCCAGATCAAAGCTTTCAAAATTACAAAATTTTTCCAGCTCATTTTCTGAAATAATATTTATCTTCATATAACCACCTTATTTTAAAAAAATATTTTTCCCCATATTGGTATTAAAACTATAAACGAACATAAAAATACTGTGAGCAGATGTTTTATAAGCCTGTGTTTATTCAGTGTATAATTTTTTCTTTCAGGCTGTAAAAAATTAAATATCAGTGTTGATAAACATACTGCTATTATGCAAAAAATCCAGATTACTTTTTCAAAAGAATCTGAAAAAATATTCATAAATATTGTAAGATAGGATATTCCTATCAGGCTGTTTATTAAAACCACCCTCTTAAAATCTATTTCAGGGTGTGTATATCTCATTCTCGCTGTCCCGATTATGGATAAATGTGATGAAATAACTGTGAGATACACATAAAATATATCCTCTGTATTTGTTATTCTGTAAATAACAAGCCAAAAAAGTGCTGGCAGACATATAATCAGCATTGTGAAAAAATCATAAGGTTCTTTTTTGTCAAAGTCAGGTTTTACAGTAACTGCTCTATATAAAACATAAAGAAAAAGAGTAGCCATAGTCCATTTTAAACCGCCTGTAATCCATACAAAATAACAGTAAAATGCTCCTGTCAAAGCTGCATCGTCTGATAGAGATGCGTATTTCTTTCCGAAAATAACTATTAAAAATAAAATTATCGTAACCAGAAGATTTATTCCCGTGGTGAAAATATCAGCTTCCATGGAACTTTTTAAAATAAAGAAACTTAACACGGGAACAAATATATTATCCAGTCCCCTCCATGATATAGCTTCGAGAATCATAGACAAAAACGCCATTAATAATGAAATTATCACTGATTCTGCAAGACCCAGAGGCGTAAAAAGAAGCAGCGATCCCAATGTTATGAATAATGTAACAAAGAAAAATATTGCTGATCCCTCTACTGATTTTTCTCCTACTACGGATTTATATTTTATTTTCCCGAACCTCACTCCTCCCAAAGCTGCCAGTGCATCTGGAAAAATGAGAATCAGAAGAGGTATATAATACAATATTCTGTTTGAATATGAAAATACCCACAGTATCACTATACTTACTATAAAGTACAAATCTCCCCTTGATTTTCTTTCTTCTTTTCTAAGTGCCTTTCCTATTCCTCCGCTGAATTTTTCCATATTTCTTAGCAGTAAAAGCACTATAATAAAGAATATTCCCAGATATACCACTCCTGTAAGCGTTTTAAAAATCAGCGGAAACAGCAGAGCTATGAGTCCCGATCCTATATGAAGAAGTTTTCTTGTTAGTTCCGAATCTGCTTTCCCCTTCTTCTCCAGTCTGTCAATTACCAAAAAAAGCAATCCATACAGTAAAAAAATTATCAGGATAAATACCAGTGTTTTCATTTTACTATCCTTTCCACCACAAAACCGGAATAAAAAAATGTTTTATCTATGGCATGAAGATTTTTTGCTGTTTCTGACAGGGAAATGATCTTATTTCCCAGTTCTTCCGGTCTGCTTCTCGGTACCATCATATTCCAGTATGCTAATACTGCACCGTTTGAAGAAAATTCATATATCTTTTCCAGAAGTTCTTTGTACTTTTCACTGGAGATATATTCAAATATATCGCTTAAATTGAATTTATCTATAGTTTCTTCTGAAGTTTCCAGATACTTCTCTATACTTACATTGTGTAATTCCAGCCTGTTCAGATTACTTTTTATTTTTTGAAAATTTTCCTTTCTCATGGCAAAAGGAAGATTTTTGGTATATTTTCCTGTAAGTATATATTCTATATAGGGATTTTCAGATACATCAAGTTCGGTAAAAGCATACTTTGCCTTTTCTGACATTACAGCTGAAAGACTCGTATTATCAGCATAATCAAAAAGTCTCGGGTCTCTCCCCAGTTTTCCCACAATGAACTTTGAAAAAAATATTCTGAATAGAATCTTCCATCTCAGATTATTCCATTTTTTATTATAAAATTCATATCTTTCTTCTTTATTTTTCTTTTCAAGAAGTTCCGCCACTCTTTTTTGGCTGTGAATAAGACTCAGGACTTTCTTTCTGAAAATCTGAAAAAAGTTATCGAATCTTCCGGTATTTATTACTCCTGCCTCTATTAAAGCCATATTCTCATTCCAGTATTTCTCAGTTTCTCCCAAAAGATAATCCTTTAATTTTCCATAGTATTCCTTTCTTCTTCTGCTCTCGCTAAACCCTAAAAATTCCAGCATTTCTTCATATTCAAGTGCCAGAAATGCGGCCTTTTTCAGCTCTACAAGTCTGAGCTGGACAGGATTCAGATCTATTCCTATTATCTTTCCCGGATTCTTAACCAGCATAGCAAAAGTATTTTCCCCTGCTGATGCTATGGACATACACACATCCCCTTCTTTAATATCCAGCACCTCAAGTAAAATCTCCGGATCTTCCCAGCATTGCGCATATCTTATTATAGAAAAATCAACTTTTCTGCTTACTTCGCTCTCCATTATACCTCCGCTTTTTTGATAACTCCTGTGCTTCCGTCTAATTCCACTATATCTCCGTCTTTCAGCCAGTCTGTGACCTTATTTACTCCGACCACTGCCGGTATGCCAAGCTCCCTTGCCACAATTGCGCTGTGGGAAAGCAGGCTTCCTTTTTCCACTATAAGTCCTTTAGCAAGAGGAAATACCATTACCCAGCCTGGATCAGTGGAATGTGCTACTATTATACTGCCTTTTTCTATAACGGTTTCATTAGGATTCATTACTACCTGAACTTTTCCCCGTACTATTCCTTTACAGCAGCCTGTCCCTTTTCTTATATCAGTATTGAGATTATCATCTTTATCAAGGGAAATATACTCAAAATCATCGCTTATAACCCCGAAAGTTTTAAATCTGTCAGGAAGTCTGTCCTTTTTTCTGTCTTCCCCAAGCTTTATCTTTCTCAGCTCCACTGTTTTTTTCATGTCAGGAAATGTAGAAGTCCCGTTTATCAAAGAAAATATCTCATCTTTTTCGAGATAAAATATATCTCCTTTATTATCAATAATTCTCTTTTCCTGAAATAATTCGCCCATTCTCAGAAAAATTCTTCTTACCTTGCCGTAAACTCTGGTTCTTTCATATCTCAGATTTTCCCTCAGTGCTGTATGCTTCCTTGCGAGCCTTAGCGTTCTTTTAAATCTGTATTTTTTTATAATATTACTCTTGAGTTTATCAAATACTTCTTTCTCTTTATCTTTCAATTCTGCCAAACTGTCATTCTTTTCCCGTTTTTCACTCTTTGCTGTTTCAAAAACTGTTTTTAATAAAAGTTCGGGATTTTCATGTAATGTTGGTGATTCTAGTTTCAGCTCGGCTATACTTCTGTCCCCGAATCTTTCCATATATTCATCAAAAATCTTTCTGAATTTTTCACTTTCAAATACTTTATTCTCAAAGTTTTTTATATCAGCGGCATTATTTATTATCCCCTCATCCCTGACAATATCTGCCATCTTTTCTATATATTTTGAAGGTTCCACACTCATAATTTCAGTTTCATGTACTATTAGTTCATTATGAAGGATTCCGTCTTCAGTATCCAGTTTATATTTTTGTATTCTGTTTTTCAGCACCCCAAATGATATCATTGTATAGAAATCATTTAAAATAGGGGTCTGCCAGTTATATAAAAGCTTATTTTCAAGTTCTGTATAATAATTATATAACTCATATTCCGACATTTCCCCTGTATTTCTATTTTCAAGAGTATTATTCAAAAGCTTTTTAAATCTTTTTACTTTAACATCTATAAAAATAAAGTTTATCCCAAATCCCAAAAAAGTCCTTACAAGTGTTACTCTGCTAAAAAAACGTCCTATACTGCCGGTTTCCTTTATACTTTTTTCCACTTCTTCGGGAAGTTCCTCTTTTACACCCATCATCTGTTCCATAAACTTTCTGTTTGCCTTAAATCCCGGAAAAAGTGTAAGAAGTTTATACCAGTTTAAAAGATTATAATAAATTCTGCTGTTAAGATATCCCAGCATACAGTTAAACACAGGCAGATAATCTCTTATTGTTTTTTTATCCACACCCATCAGCAGGGAAAACTGCTCGTATACCTTGGAATAAACACTTCTCACAAAAGAAAATGTAAGAGGAAGGGTTATTCCGCTGTAGCTTTCCACAATATTGCTGTTATCCCATATGATTTCCCTTTCTTTTTTCCGGTTTTTTCCAAGTGTGGTAACAGGTCTTGACTGTAATATATAAATTTCACCGTTTTCAATTCCCCATTCAATATCCCTAGGAGACCCGGATTTTTCCTCTGCTTTCTTTACTATAAGAGCGATTTTCTTTATATAATCATCATTCAGAACCTGACCATTTCTTTTGTCGATGTCTGTTTCTACATTTATAATACCTGAACCATTTTTATTATCCAAAACACGCATGATTTCTTTTTCATTTATCTGTTTACTGAGAATCTCGTTATTTTCCAAACTTACTATATATGTATCTCCCGAAATCTCCCCATTTACCAAACTTGACCCGAGACCGTATACAGCACTGATCACTGCTTCATTATTCCCGTTTACCGGATTTTTACTAAAGGCTACACCTGCTGATTCGGAATTTATCATTTTTTGTACTATTACAAAAGGAAGTTCATATTTTATATCTATATTATTGTTTTTTCCATACTCATATATATGATCTGCAAACATAGACTTCCATACTTTTTTTATATAAATTTCTATATCTTCTTTTTTTACATATAAAAAACTTTCCAGCTGACCGGCAAACGAAAACTTTTCAGAATCCTCAGCCCGTGCAGATGACCTTACTGCATAATATTCAGCAGCTCCAAGCTTCTCTGCGGCATCCAGAATCTGAATACTGTTCTCCCCAAACTGAAATTTATCTGTTAATTTTATAATTTCACTTTTATCACTAAAACTGGTAATGTCTTCTTCAATATTATCGTAAAAAATCTCCGGACTTACCCCAAACCATTCAGGAACAGTAAATCCATATTCTTCCAGTTCAAAAAGCCCTTTGATTTTTCCCCCGGTATTTTGAAAGCTGTGATAATTTTCCCTGTTCACAATATATTTTTTCATCTCTACCCCTTAATCAGCGGAATTATTCCCAGCATTAAATATACTGCCAATATCCATACCCCTGAAATTATTTCAAATATTCCTCCGTTTTTACGTTTTTTTATAAATTCAAATGATTTTATCACTGTTACTGTCACTATTAATCCAAGCAATATTCCTGTCAGAGCCAGAGAGTTTGTTTTTACAGCCGTTACCATACATAAAATAAAGCTTAGTATCTGTATAAAAACGAATATTAATACTGAATTTTTTATTCCCCATAACTTACTGTATGTTGACACCCCGTCTTCTTCATCTTCCGGAGCCCTTATTTTTCTTCCTGTTTCAGTACACATTCCATTTAAAAACCCTATTATCAGGTATAAACAAACATACGGCAGATATTTCCATTCCGGAAATGCGCCAAACTGATAAATAATAATAAATAAATGAAATAATATCATGATAATCATATGTGAAAAAACATAAACAGCCTGATGTTTATTCAGCCATTCAGGAACAAAAAATTCTTTTGTCATAAGTAACATGTACAGATAAACTAAACAAAATATTATAAGGACATTTTTATTAAAAAGTAAAATTAGTATGACCTGTATTAAAAATCCCCCGATACCTATATTCCTTAATTCTTTCAGTGTTACAAGCCCTCTTGGCACAGGTCTGTAAGCCCTGTATTTCATGTCTTCTTCAAAATCCTTAAACTCGTCTGCTATTCTTAACTGAAGAAAAAATATAAACATAATAACAAAAACAATAATTATATCTTTTAGTACCGGAAATACAAAATTATTTTGAAGTATCTGCACAAAGCACAATGTGGAAACTGAAAGAATCAATATCAAAAGACCATGTTTAAATACCGGAAATCTCTCTTTCTGATAAATATATAACGTCTTTAATGTCATTATTCCCCCTTTTTATTTCTCATCCTTGAAAAAATCTTATGAGCTCTTGTAAAATTATTCGAACATATTGCAGCAGATATGGATAATTCTCCTGCCAGACACATTCCTGCTACTATTTCAGCAAATTTACCGGCATTTCCCGCTCCATATGCCCCTAGAACTTCAAGATATGTTTTCTGTGTGGGAAGAATTGTCCCTCCGCCCACTGTTCCCACAAT harbors:
- a CDS encoding AMP-binding protein produces the protein MNVSDILKELAVKLPNKTAVIDTKTSSRISFNYLEKNSSKIANMFKESGLQEGDGVLLFLPMSVELYSILAAIFKMKLVAVFIDPYADSNHIKNCCKIHPLKALIISGKKAGMFCYMNSEIRKIPNKYMTNGKMPGFRKFSEYEDYSFDFSCSETAPDTKALVTFTSGSTGTPKGLLRTHGFLAAQQKVLEKTLEISEHNKVLVAFPMFLLSNMHSGLTSIIPDTDLRKIEETDGGLITGQIMSESVDTILAPPSFFDNMIEIHKNTGRSIHSIKKVITGGVPVFPEIMENLKKLFPYAEIKIIYGSSEAEPMAELCYNELEENDVEKMKNGGGLLAGKIIEDIDLMIIENDPEISFGDPVNILKQGEKGEIIVSGDHVLDTYLNDIRGSGNMTKLVIEDKFWHRTGDLGYIDDSGRLWLLGRAKAEISRDSEKIYPFSIETMLSFEKDIKRTAIISKKGRILLFIEIHYTEDKEEQFQIQDNLEVKINEMGISADKIIFIDKIPVDKRHNGKIDYGSLEKLSEKYS
- a CDS encoding GntR family transcriptional regulator — encoded protein: MKYIDIYEDIKQRILNKKYQSWSPLDGEVMLCNYYGVSRTTIRKAISMLKKEGFIHSRQGSGIFVNPPEFYEDQNLKSLSEMLDSHTLKTKVVKFEKNVKNKELSEMFNVHPDSNFFHYLRVRIIDEVPKVIEETYMPEFLFKEMTKEVVEKSMFDFIENTSGYKISHDSKEIKGVQLTKDEAKLLNHKENDIALEITHKVYLIKSILAQYTKEIIIDNFFKVITVK
- a CDS encoding fumarate hydratase; its protein translation is MKQIDLEKVTSEVERLCIEANYFLDKNIMEKLKAALDNEVSDTGKNILMQIIENDEIAEKEHVPMCQDTGLTVVFLEIGTEVKVNGDIYEAVNEGVRRGYENGYLRKSMVKHPLDRVNTKDNTPAVIHTKLIPNSDKLKIIVAPKGGGSENMSMVKMLKPSDGTEGVKKAVVEAVLSAGGNPCPPIIVGIGLGGSFEKAAMLAKEALLREIDDESADPVNRELEKDLLELINKTGIGPMGLGGKNTALAVKVNSYPCHIASLPLAININCHSARHKETEL
- a CDS encoding NADP-dependent malic enzyme; protein product: MSVFDESLKLHEKNKGKIEVVSKVKVENREDLSLAYSPGVAEPCKRIAENKEDAYKYTSKGNMIAVVTDGSAVLGLGNIGPEAALPVMEGKAILFKEFAGVDAIPICLDTQDTEEIIKTVKLLAPSLGGVNLEDISAPRCIEIEKRLKEELDIPVFHDDQHGTAIVVTAGLINAYRFLGKDLKDAKVVVNGAGAAGSSICKMVKELGVKDIIAVDKSGILNRDDISGYNELHKELAEITNTDNKKGNLADALAGADIFIGVSAGNILKKDMVANMNKDAVIFAMANPVPEIMPEDALEAGAAVVGTGRSDYPNQINNVLAFPGLFRGALDAKSKKITEDMKIEAAKAIAYILEDGDLRKDYIIPDVFDKRVAEYVAEAVKKVAVNSGICR
- a CDS encoding ankyrin repeat domain-containing protein, which produces MKSEIINAVESNDYNKTKEFLEKGADVNVKDERDRTLLMIAVYNNNYEISKLLIENKADINAQDDMKNNPFLYSGAEGQLDILKLLVKAGADTKITNRYGGVALIPASERGHTETVKYLLENTDINVNHINNLGWTALLEAIILGDGGKKHIEITDLLLKHGANPNIADKNGVTPFMHAKERKYKEIENLLVKSGAEQ
- a CDS encoding Fe-S-containing hydro-lyase, with the translated sequence MNIETPLKKNDIEKLKAGDIVKISGIIYTARDAAHKKMCELLENNQELPFEPEGAVIYYVGPTPEKPGQIIGSAGPTTSGRMDAYTPLLLEKGLKGMIGKGERSDEVKSAIVKNKAVYFAAAGGAAALISKAIISSRVIAWEELGTEAVRELAVKDFPVIVINDIHGNDLYIEGQEKYREE
- a CDS encoding sugar O-acetyltransferase — encoded protein: MKSEKEKMLNGENYNAYDEILVKERASVRRAVREFNDISEDEQEKREKKIREIFGKAGKNVYVESHFKCDYGYNISVGDNFYANFDCVFLDVCSIEIGDNCFVAPGVHIYTATHPLDAAERTSGIESAKPVKIGDNVWLGGRTVVNPGVTIGNNVVVASGSVVVKDIPDNVLAAGCPAKIVKKI